In a genomic window of Parambassis ranga chromosome 24, fParRan2.1, whole genome shotgun sequence:
- the spata45 gene encoding spermatogenesis-associated protein 45, with protein MSGYEQRALLELNLRRETWCQVDVNPRNSWERTQRRHYRSHLRTSPVLLTALSAGPQRRAAGGELRPPPAELPERRHFEESYKCHLV; from the exons atgtCCGGGTACGAGCAGCGGGCTCTGCTGGAGCTGAACCTGAGGAGGGAGACGTGGTGTCAGGTGGACGTGAACCCGCGGAACAGCTGGGAGAGGACCCAGAGGAGGCACTACCGGAGTCACCTGCGGACCAGCCCGGTCCTCCTGACCGCGCTGAGCGCCGGGCCGCAGCGCAGGGCGGCCGGCGGGGAGCTGCGCCCGCCCCCCGCCGAGCTGCCGGAGAGACGACACTTCGAGGAGAGCT ATAAATGTCACCTGGTGTAA